A part of Prolixibacteraceae bacterium genomic DNA contains:
- a CDS encoding DUF6165 family protein — protein MKIEVSNGEIVDKLTIIEIKLERISDEAKLANLRNEHKVLDEAVKKIIDKADPLYKELYDINCQLWDIEDHIRDLEREKKFGDDFIQTARSVYFTNDKRCEVKRAINDKTGSELVEEKSYEDYQ, from the coding sequence ATGAAAATTGAAGTATCTAACGGGGAGATTGTTGATAAGCTAACAATCATCGAGATTAAATTAGAGAGAATTAGCGACGAAGCTAAATTGGCGAATCTTCGTAACGAACACAAAGTTCTTGACGAAGCTGTGAAGAAGATTATTGACAAAGCGGATCCTCTATATAAAGAGTTGTATGATATTAATTGTCAACTTTGGGATATTGAAGATCACATTAGAGATCTTGAGAGAGAAAAGAAATTTGGAGATGATTTTATTCAAACTGCTCGATCAGTATACTTTACCAATGACAAGCGTTGTGAAGTAAAGAGAGCAATCAATGATAAGACTGGCTCTGAGCTTGTTGAAGAGAAATCATATGAGGATTACCAATAA
- a CDS encoding bifunctional 4-hydroxy-2-oxoglutarate aldolase/2-dehydro-3-deoxy-phosphogluconate aldolase translates to MARFSKLEVIAQMKETGMIPVFFHKDIEVCKNIVKACYDGGVRVFEFTNRGDFAHEVFAELVKWAAVETPEMILGIGSIVEAATAALYIQLGTNFVVAPLLHEETAKVCNRRGILWSPGCGSVTEVGRALELGSEVAKVFPGSQVGGPAFVKSVKAPMPWALMMPTGGVTPTKENLEGWFNAGVTCVGMGSQLITSEIIKEGKYAELTAQVKEAMSVIRELCS, encoded by the coding sequence ATGGCACGTTTTAGTAAGTTAGAAGTTATTGCACAAATGAAAGAGACAGGTATGATTCCTGTATTTTTTCACAAAGATATAGAAGTTTGTAAAAACATCGTTAAAGCATGTTATGATGGTGGTGTTCGTGTATTCGAATTCACTAACCGTGGTGATTTTGCACATGAAGTTTTTGCTGAACTAGTAAAATGGGCAGCAGTTGAAACTCCAGAGATGATTCTAGGTATTGGTTCAATTGTTGAAGCAGCAACAGCAGCACTTTACATTCAACTAGGAACAAACTTTGTTGTTGCTCCACTTCTTCACGAAGAGACAGCTAAGGTTTGTAACCGTCGTGGTATCCTTTGGTCACCTGGTTGTGGATCAGTTACTGAAGTTGGGCGTGCATTAGAACTTGGATCTGAGGTAGCAAAAGTATTCCCTGGATCACAAGTTGGTGGACCTGCTTTTGTTAAATCGGTAAAAGCACCAATGCCATGGGCACTAATGATGCCTACAGGTGGAGTAACACCTACAAAAGAAAATCTTGAAGGATGGTTTAATGCAGGTGTAACTTGTGTTGGAATGGGATCTCAGTTGATCACAAGCGAAATCATCAAAGAAGGTAAATATGCTGAATTAACAGCACAAGTAAAAGAAGCAATGTCAGTTATACGTGAACTGTGCTCATAA
- a CDS encoding sugar kinase, whose protein sequence is MTKKVVTFGEIMLRLATPGYLRFSQSKEFTATYGGGEANVAVSLANYGIPVDFVTRLPKNDIGDCAMKDLRKYGVNIDNIIWGGERLGIYFLETGAVTRASNVVYDRAHSAISSIELGMIDWDAVFADAQWFHWTGITPALSQNACDVLAVAIKKANEKGITVSTDLNYRKKLWNYGKTANEVMPELVAGCDVVLGNEEDAAMVLDIHPEGVDVTGGHVEGAAYESVSRQIMDRFPRVKKVITTLRGSISANHNSWSGVLYDGEKLYESPQYQITHIVDRVGGGDSFMGGLIYGLITYPKDDQKALNFAVAASCLKHTIYGDYNLATVSEVEKLMSGDASGRVSR, encoded by the coding sequence ATGACAAAAAAAGTAGTTACCTTCGGAGAGATCATGTTGCGTCTTGCAACACCAGGTTATTTACGTTTCTCACAATCTAAAGAGTTCACAGCAACTTATGGAGGAGGAGAAGCAAACGTAGCAGTTTCATTAGCAAATTATGGAATTCCTGTAGATTTCGTAACTCGCCTACCAAAGAACGATATTGGTGACTGTGCCATGAAAGATCTTCGTAAATACGGAGTTAATATTGATAATATTATTTGGGGAGGAGAGAGATTAGGTATCTATTTCCTAGAGACAGGAGCAGTAACAAGAGCATCTAATGTAGTTTATGACCGTGCTCACTCGGCTATCTCTTCTATCGAATTAGGAATGATCGATTGGGATGCAGTATTTGCAGATGCACAGTGGTTCCACTGGACAGGTATTACTCCTGCCCTATCACAAAATGCTTGTGATGTATTGGCTGTAGCTATTAAGAAAGCAAATGAAAAAGGTATCACAGTATCTACTGACCTTAACTACAGAAAGAAGCTTTGGAACTATGGTAAAACAGCAAATGAAGTGATGCCAGAATTAGTTGCAGGTTGTGATGTTGTTCTTGGAAACGAAGAAGATGCAGCAATGGTACTTGACATTCACCCAGAAGGTGTTGATGTAACAGGTGGACATGTAGAAGGTGCAGCTTATGAATCAGTTTCACGCCAAATCATGGATCGCTTTCCTCGTGTTAAAAAAGTAATTACAACTCTTCGTGGATCTATTTCTGCTAACCATAACTCATGGTCAGGAGTACTTTATGATGGAGAGAAATTATATGAATCACCACAATATCAAATCACGCACATCGTAGACCGTGTAGGTGGTGGAGATTCGTTCATGGGAGGTTTAATCTATGGATTAATCACTTACCCAAAAGATGATCAAAAAGCTCTTAACTTTGCTGTTGCAGCATCTTGTTTGAAGCACACTATTTATGGTGACTACAACCTTGCTACTGTATCAGAAGTTGAGAAATTAATGTCTGGAGATGCTTCTGGACGTGTATCACGATAA
- a CDS encoding glycosyltransferase family 2 protein has product MKLSIIIPAYNEEATICSILNAIQRVTLINEIEKEIIIVNDCSSDNTVSEIEAFMKSNTLDNIQLFHQPNNMGKGAAIHRGIKEANGDYLIIQDADLEYDPREYNLLLKPCIEGHADVVYGSRFMGSNPHRILFYWHSRGNKFLTNLSNMFTNLNLTDMETCYKLFKSEKVKSLSLQEKRFGFEPEVTAKISRLPKIRIYEVGISYYGRTYDEGKKIGWKDGCRAIWCIMKYNIWAK; this is encoded by the coding sequence ATGAAGCTCTCGATAATCATTCCTGCATATAATGAAGAAGCAACGATATGTTCAATTCTCAATGCTATTCAGCGTGTTACTCTAATAAATGAAATTGAGAAAGAGATAATTATTGTTAATGACTGCTCATCGGATAATACTGTCTCCGAGATAGAGGCATTTATGAAGAGTAATACATTAGACAATATCCAGCTTTTTCATCAGCCGAATAATATGGGAAAAGGAGCTGCGATTCACAGAGGAATTAAAGAAGCCAATGGTGATTATCTAATAATACAGGATGCGGATCTAGAGTATGACCCACGCGAATATAACTTGCTTTTAAAACCATGTATTGAAGGACATGCTGATGTTGTCTATGGGTCTAGGTTCATGGGATCGAACCCTCATCGCATATTGTTCTATTGGCACTCAAGGGGTAATAAGTTCTTGACTAATTTGAGTAATATGTTTACCAATCTTAATTTGACGGATATGGAAACCTGTTACAAATTATTCAAATCAGAGAAAGTAAAGTCTTTATCGCTCCAAGAGAAGCGCTTTGGTTTTGAGCCCGAAGTCACTGCTAAGATTAGCCGATTGCCTAAGATACGAATATACGAAGTAGGTATATCATACTATGGAAGAACTTATGATGAAGGTAAAAAGATTGGATGGAAAGATGGATGTCGTGCCATTTGGTGTATCATGAAATACAATATTTGGGCGAAATAG
- a CDS encoding glycosyltransferase family 9 protein, protein MKNILLFRMSAMGDVALTVPVIRAAAEANPESKFTLVTRPFFAPFFEGIENLELVFPDLKGKHKGFLGLIKFYFELQVQKKWDVILDLHDVLRTRVWRSLFRFAGKPVYVIDKGRKEKKDILLRKSDTPLKHVTERYLDVFRKAKIETAPLKIASIIPSSNVKEKARRQLAELCLKGSKSIGIAPFAMHAPKMWGLDNCHKLMDLIQEKYNVTFFLFGGGSEEVEKLSRLEDKKRGRFSMAGKIPFQDEIAFISCLDLMIAMDSSNMHLGALTGTKTVSIWGGTDPVFGFSAFGQPKEYSIHIPEGKLACRPCSVYGGKPCSQEEILCMKYVTPSLVLNVLEEQGVLL, encoded by the coding sequence TTGAAAAATATACTACTATTCCGTATGTCAGCAATGGGGGATGTGGCCTTAACTGTTCCTGTTATTAGAGCAGCTGCAGAAGCCAATCCTGAGAGTAAATTCACCTTAGTAACACGTCCATTCTTTGCTCCTTTTTTTGAAGGCATTGAAAACCTCGAACTTGTATTTCCTGATTTAAAAGGGAAGCACAAAGGTTTTTTAGGCTTGATCAAATTCTACTTTGAATTACAGGTGCAAAAAAAATGGGATGTAATTCTTGATCTTCATGATGTGTTACGAACACGTGTTTGGAGATCACTATTTCGTTTCGCTGGCAAGCCAGTATATGTAATTGATAAGGGACGTAAAGAGAAAAAGGATATCCTTCTAAGAAAATCTGATACACCACTGAAGCATGTAACGGAGCGTTATCTCGACGTATTTAGAAAAGCTAAAATTGAAACTGCACCTTTAAAAATCGCTTCAATAATCCCAAGTTCCAATGTCAAAGAGAAGGCTCGTAGACAATTGGCCGAACTCTGCTTAAAAGGATCAAAAAGCATTGGTATTGCTCCATTTGCGATGCATGCCCCAAAAATGTGGGGGCTAGATAACTGTCATAAACTAATGGATTTAATCCAAGAGAAATATAACGTAACGTTTTTTCTTTTTGGAGGAGGTAGCGAAGAGGTCGAGAAATTATCTCGATTAGAAGATAAAAAGAGAGGACGATTCTCAATGGCTGGAAAGATCCCATTCCAAGATGAAATCGCCTTTATATCGTGTCTAGATTTAATGATCGCAATGGATTCATCGAACATGCATCTAGGTGCATTGACTGGAACCAAGACTGTTTCTATATGGGGTGGGACAGATCCCGTCTTTGGCTTCTCTGCTTTTGGACAACCCAAAGAGTATAGCATCCATATTCCTGAAGGAAAATTAGCGTGTAGACCTTGTTCTGTTTATGGGGGCAAGCCTTGTAGTCAAGAAGAGATACTGTGTATGAAATATGTAACACCCTCTTTGGTGTTGAATGTTCTCGAAGAGCAGGGAGTATTATTGTAG